One Vibrio taketomensis DNA window includes the following coding sequences:
- the parC gene encoding DNA topoisomerase IV subunit A, protein MSTEITYDGVEQLPMRKFTEDAYLNYSMYVIMDRALPYIGDGLKPVQRRIIYAMSELGLSASAKYKKSARTVGDVLGKYHPHGDSACYEAMVLMAQPFSYRYPLVDGQGNWGAPDDPKSFAAMRYTEAKLSKFAEVLLGELGQGTVEWQPNFDGTMKEPQMLPARLPHILLNGVTGIAVGMATDIPPHNVREVAEATIHLIDNPKAELSDVMQFVQGPDYPTEAEITSPRAEIEKIYRSGRGSIKMRAVWHKENGDIVITALPHQVSGAKLLEQIANQMRAKKLPMVEDLRDESDHENPTRIVIVPRSNRVDCDQLMNHLFASTDLEKSFRVNLNMIGLDNRPQVKGLVQILSEWIEFRRSTVTRRLQHRLDKVLARLHILEGLLVAYLNLDEVIEIIRTEDDPKAVLMARFGITDIQADAILDTKLRHLAKLEEMKIRGEQDELEKEREKLEQLLGSERRLNTLLKKEIKADAEKYGDDRRSPLVERAEAKALTERDLVPSEPITVVLSEKGWIRHAKGHEVDCEGLSYKSGDQYLAHARGKSNQQAVFLGSDGRSYSLESHSLPSARSQGEPITGRLNVAAGTSIRQVIMGEENQLWLIGSDAGYGFVCKGSELLSKNRSGKALVSLPQNSEVMTPQMIADLDSDEILAITNQGRMLIFPMKELPQLGKGKGNKIINIPAAKAKEREEIVSQLISIPKDCSIVLYAGKRKLGLKPSDLDNFRGERGRRGSLLPRGLQRVTRIEIESSQSTDEVDVTEAE, encoded by the coding sequence ATGTCGACAGAAATTACTTATGATGGCGTTGAACAGTTGCCAATGCGCAAGTTCACCGAAGACGCTTATCTAAATTATTCCATGTACGTAATTATGGACCGTGCGTTGCCATACATTGGTGACGGTTTAAAACCGGTTCAACGTCGTATTATTTACGCAATGTCGGAGCTTGGTCTTTCGGCATCAGCAAAATACAAAAAATCTGCACGTACCGTTGGTGACGTGTTGGGTAAATACCACCCGCATGGTGACTCTGCGTGTTACGAAGCGATGGTATTGATGGCGCAGCCATTCTCTTACCGTTACCCATTGGTTGATGGTCAAGGTAACTGGGGTGCACCAGACGATCCGAAATCATTCGCTGCGATGCGTTATACCGAGGCAAAACTGTCTAAGTTTGCGGAAGTACTGCTGGGCGAGCTAGGCCAAGGTACGGTGGAATGGCAACCCAACTTTGATGGCACAATGAAAGAGCCACAAATGTTGCCTGCACGTTTGCCGCATATTCTGCTTAATGGTGTAACCGGTATCGCTGTTGGTATGGCGACTGATATCCCACCGCACAACGTGCGTGAAGTGGCTGAAGCAACCATCCATTTGATTGACAATCCAAAAGCAGAATTGTCGGATGTGATGCAGTTTGTGCAAGGTCCGGATTATCCAACTGAGGCGGAAATTACCTCACCACGTGCAGAAATCGAGAAGATTTATCGCAGTGGTCGTGGCAGCATCAAGATGCGTGCGGTTTGGCATAAAGAAAATGGTGATATCGTTATTACGGCGTTACCACACCAAGTTTCGGGTGCGAAATTGCTTGAGCAGATCGCGAACCAAATGCGTGCGAAGAAACTGCCAATGGTGGAAGACTTACGTGATGAGTCGGATCATGAAAACCCAACTCGTATCGTGATCGTACCGCGCTCTAACCGTGTTGATTGCGATCAGTTGATGAATCACCTGTTTGCTTCGACGGATCTCGAAAAGAGCTTCCGTGTTAACTTGAACATGATTGGTCTCGACAATCGTCCGCAAGTAAAAGGCTTGGTGCAAATCCTTTCTGAGTGGATTGAGTTCCGTCGCAGCACGGTAACGCGTCGTCTACAACATCGTTTGGATAAAGTATTAGCGCGCTTACACATCTTAGAAGGTTTGTTGGTTGCCTACCTGAACCTTGACGAAGTGATTGAAATCATTCGTACGGAAGATGATCCAAAAGCGGTGCTAATGGCGCGCTTTGGTATTACGGATATTCAAGCCGATGCGATTCTAGACACCAAACTTCGTCATCTTGCCAAACTGGAAGAGATGAAGATTCGTGGTGAGCAAGACGAGCTTGAAAAAGAACGTGAGAAGCTAGAACAGTTATTAGGTTCTGAGCGTCGTCTAAATACGCTACTGAAAAAAGAAATCAAAGCCGATGCTGAGAAGTATGGCGATGACCGCCGTTCTCCATTAGTTGAACGTGCAGAAGCGAAAGCACTGACTGAACGTGATTTGGTGCCTAGCGAGCCGATCACAGTTGTTCTGTCTGAAAAAGGCTGGATTCGTCATGCTAAAGGTCATGAAGTGGATTGTGAGGGTCTAAGCTACAAGTCTGGTGACCAATACCTTGCCCATGCGCGTGGTAAGAGTAATCAGCAAGCGGTCTTCCTTGGTAGTGATGGCCGTAGCTACTCGTTGGAGTCGCATTCATTGCCATCAGCACGTAGTCAAGGTGAGCCAATTACTGGTCGCTTAAATGTGGCGGCTGGCACGTCGATTCGTCAAGTGATTATGGGCGAAGAGAATCAGCTATGGTTGATTGGCTCAGACGCAGGCTATGGTTTCGTATGTAAAGGTAGTGAGCTTTTATCGAAGAACCGCAGTGGTAAAGCGTTGGTTTCTCTGCCGCAAAATTCAGAAGTGATGACGCCGCAAATGATTGCCGATCTTGATAGTGATGAGATTTTAGCGATCACCAACCAAGGCCGTATGTTGATTTTCCCAATGAAGGAATTGCCGCAGCTTGGTAAAGGCAAGGGCAATAAGATCATCAACATTCCTGCTGCGAAAGCCAAGGAGCGTGAAGAAATCGTATCGCAATTGATTTCGATTCCAAAAGACTGTTCGATCGTGCTTTATGCTGGCAAGCGTAAGCTTGGTCTAAAACCAAGTGATTTGGATAACTTCCGTGGTGAGCGTGGTCGTCGTGGTTCACTACTACCACGAGGCTTGCAGCGTGTGACCCGTATTGAAATTGAATCGAGCCAAAGTACAGATGAAGTTGACGTGACTGAAGCGGAATAA
- the degS gene encoding outer membrane-stress sensor serine endopeptidase DegS — MLGFLLRSIGLGLATAALLLIAVPSLRTSVITENITNPISDMTSLQVSFNDAVRKAAPAVVNIYSRKYTEDDRSKLLTQGLGSGVIVSEKGYIITNYHVVAQADQIIVALQDGRVAAAQLVGKDRRTDIAILRVEGSNLPVIPLNPDYKAKVGDIVLAIGNPYNLGQTTTFGIISATGRSSISADGRQAFIQTDAAINEGNSGGALVNTRGELVGINTASFQQATDLETYGISFAIPYSLADLIMNKIIADGRVIRGYIGVDGQDITSVTARLLGNEHLGGIVVLGVDPNGPAAKAGFKPQDIILKIDGQKINGRQSVMEIVTELRPGTVVDVLLLRDGKELTVPVTIAEDTRE; from the coding sequence ATGCTCGGTTTTCTTTTGCGCTCGATAGGACTCGGTCTTGCGACTGCGGCACTGCTATTAATTGCGGTTCCATCGCTACGTACCAGCGTGATCACCGAAAATATCACGAATCCAATTAGTGATATGACCTCTCTGCAAGTCTCATTCAATGATGCGGTACGCAAAGCCGCGCCAGCCGTCGTCAACATCTATAGTCGTAAATACACCGAAGACGACCGTTCAAAATTACTGACTCAAGGACTTGGTTCTGGCGTCATCGTCAGCGAAAAAGGCTACATCATTACCAACTATCATGTGGTCGCTCAAGCAGACCAAATTATCGTCGCGCTGCAAGATGGTCGAGTCGCGGCGGCCCAATTGGTCGGTAAAGACCGCCGTACTGACATTGCGATACTGCGTGTTGAAGGCTCCAACCTTCCCGTAATCCCACTCAATCCTGACTACAAAGCTAAAGTCGGTGACATTGTGCTCGCAATTGGCAACCCGTACAACCTCGGGCAAACAACCACCTTTGGTATTATTTCGGCAACCGGACGCTCCTCTATTAGTGCCGATGGACGCCAAGCTTTTATTCAAACGGATGCGGCAATCAATGAAGGTAACTCAGGTGGGGCTTTAGTGAACACACGCGGTGAGTTAGTCGGCATCAACACCGCTTCTTTCCAGCAAGCGACCGATTTAGAGACTTATGGCATTTCATTTGCGATTCCTTATTCGCTAGCCGATTTAATCATGAACAAAATCATTGCTGATGGTCGTGTGATTCGTGGTTACATTGGTGTCGATGGGCAAGATATCACCTCGGTAACTGCGCGCTTATTAGGTAATGAACACTTGGGTGGTATTGTGGTACTTGGCGTTGATCCTAACGGCCCTGCAGCGAAAGCAGGCTTTAAGCCACAAGATATCATTCTAAAAATTGATGGGCAGAAAATTAATGGCCGCCAAAGCGTGATGGAAATTGTCACCGAACTGCGCCCAGGAACAGTGGTCGATGTTTTACTACTGCGCGATGGAAAAGAACTGACGGTACCCGTAACCATTGCTGAAGATACTCGCGAATAA